A part of Acropora palmata chromosome 6, jaAcrPala1.3, whole genome shotgun sequence genomic DNA contains:
- the LOC141884020 gene encoding bombesin receptor subtype-3-like, with amino-acid sequence MLANSTVNNSTNSTSTFVTNSDISAGPPGITIYTQVTYSLVASVAFIGNMVVISFFWLDPKLLKKSYNILILSLAIADVLTAICLVTNPGFVLGDAFPYAENQLLGKISCFFIWSRAFLFQLAIFSVYICLALATERRYAVVKPMKYQSTFNKKNTLLYIASSWMWSLILVSSGFFQREAKMRGKITRMIAATCTMLIIFLAPSQINFALVTTGNSRLDTKVHHVLSLLVFINSCVNPFIYGLSNKSYQHGFRRFLCPFCHNTVGNTNQLVLNRRGIPADRVTVEEINLRKPVQ; translated from the exons ATGCTCGCAAATTCTACAGTGAATAATTCAACAAACTCTACATCTACCTTTGTCACCAATAGCGACATTTCAGCGGGTCCACCTGGTATTACCATTTACACTCAAGTCACATACTCCCTCGTCGCATCCGTCGCATTCATCGGAAACATggttgtcatttcttttttctggcTAGATCCAAAACTGTTGAAGAAATCTTACAACATTCTGATTCTGTCTCTGGCAATAGCTGATGTTTTGACGGCCATTTGTTTGGTTACCAATCCAGGTTTCGTTCTTGGCGATGCCTTTCCTTATGCAGAAAATCAACTGCTTGGTAAAATATCCTGCTTTTTCATTTGGAGTCGTGCGTTTCTTTTCCAGTTGGCGATTTTCTCGGTGTACATTTGCTTAGCGTTGGCAACCGAGCGACGGTATGCTGTAGTTAAGCCAATGAAGTATCAATCCACCTTTAACAAAAAGAACACTCTGCTTTACATCGCCTCGTCTTGGATGTGGTCCCTGATTCTCGTTTCGAGTGGCTTCTTTCAA AGAGAAGCTAAAATGCGCGGGAAAATTACGCGTATGATCGCTGCCACGTGCACGATGCTGATCATCTTTTTGGCACCAAGTCAGATCAATTTCGCTTTAGTGACGACAGGGAATTCACGACTCGATACCAAGGTCCATCATGTTTTATCACTACTGGTGTTCATCAACAGCTGTGTGAATCCATTCATTTATGGCCTGAGCAACAAAAGCTATCAACATGGGTTCCGAAGGTTTCTGTGTCCTTTCTGCCACAATACTGTAGGAAACACAAACCAATTAGTCTTGAACCGGCGTGGAATTCCTGCAGACCGAGTCACAGTAGAAGAAATCAACCTAAGGAAACCAGTTCAATAA
- the LOC141884222 gene encoding somatostatin receptor type 5-like, which translates to MLANSTVNNSTNSTSTFVTNSDISAGPPGITIYTQVTYSLVASVAFIGNMLVISFFWLDPKLLKKSYNILILSLAIADVLTAICLITNPGFVLGDAFPYAENQLLGKISCFVIWSRAFLFQLAIFSVYICLALATERWYAVVKPMKYQSTFNKKNTLLYIASSWMWSLILVSSGFFQVGYVASNPRNRRCMWLVNWAEPSTRKSVAVIQVLLRIGFPCFTMLALYAHMLFKTRKPGVASAERRAKMRGKITRMIAATCTMLIIFLAPSQINFALATTGNSRLDTKVHHVLSLLVFINSCVNPFIYGLSNKSYQHGFRRFLCPFCHNTVGNTNQLVLNRR; encoded by the coding sequence ATGCTCGCAAATTCTACAGTGAATAATTCAACAAACTCTACATCTACCTTTGTCACCAATAGCGACATTTCAGCGGGTCCACCTGGTATTACCATTTACACTCAAGTCACATACTCCCTCGTCGCATCCGTCGCATTCATCGGAAACATGCtcgtcatttcttttttctggcTAGATCCAAAACTGTTGAAGAAATCTTACAACATTCTGATTCTGTCTCTGGCAATAGCTGATGTTTTGACGGCCATTTGTTTGATTACCAATCCAGGTTTCGTTCTTGGCGATGCCTTTCCTTATGCAGAAAATCAACTGCTTGGTAAAATATCCTGCTTTGTCATTTGGAGTCGTGCGTTTCTTTTCCAGTTGGCGATTTTCTCGGTGTACATTTGCTTAGCGTTGGCAACCGAGCGATGGTATGCTGTAGTTAAGCCAATGAAGTATCAATCCACCTTTAACAAAAAGAACACTCTGCTTTACATCGCCTCGTCTTGGATGTGGTCGTTGATTCTCGTTTCGAGTGGCTTCTTTCAAGTCGGCTACGTGGCTTCAAATCCTCGAAACCGGCGGTGTATGTGGCTCGTCAACTGGGCTGAGCCGTCGACCCGGAAAAGCGTGGCCGTGATCCAAGTTCTGTTGAGGATAGGGTTTCCCTGTTTCACAATGCTGGCGCTGTATGCACACATGCTGTTCAAAACTAGGAAACCCGGTGTGGCCTCTGCAGAGAGAAGAGCTAAAATGCGCGGGAAAATTACGCGTATGATCGCTGCCACGTGCACGATGCTGATCATCTTTTTGGCGCCAAGTCAGATCAATTTCGCTTTAGCGACGACAGGGAATTCACGACTCGATACCAAGGTCCATCATGTTTTATCGCTACTGGTGTTCATCAACAGCTGTGTGAATCCATTCATTTATGGCCTGAGCAACAAAAGCTATCAACATGGTTTCCGAAGATTTCTGTGTCCTTTCTGCCACAATACTGTAGGAAACACAAACCAATTAGTCTTGAACCGGCGTTGA
- the LOC141885273 gene encoding ribosome production factor 2 homolog — translation MATTDIVRPKTKRGKRAVDHRAPKDVENNKTTLFLRGGKTSELVTNTMKDLCALKKPDAKMFQRRNILRPFQDQSSLEFFSVKNDASLFVFGSHSKKRPHNLVLGRCFDGHILDMIELGIDRFVSMQEMKTVKCSFGTKPCLLFSGQEFENDLAHMRLKNVLIDLFRGPVIEKVRLQGLEHVLQFTSVEGKILLRSYRVILKKSGSRIPRVELEEMGPLVDLVMRRTHLASDHLMKAATKVPKTLKPKKVKNISRDAFGTKEGKVHMQRQDYAKLQTRKMKGLKRKQETKETQKPNKIKKK, via the exons ATGGCGACCACGGACATCGT GCGGCCGAAAACAAAGCGTGGGAAACGTGCTGTGGATCATCGTGCGCCAAAAGATgtagaaaacaacaaaactacTCTGTTCCTACGTGGCGGTAAAACGAGTGAATTAGTGACAAATACCATGAAAGACCTC tgtgCATTGAAGAAGCCGGATGCAAAAATGTTTCAGAG GAGAAATATTCTAAGGCCATTTCAGGATCAGTCCTCACTT GAATTCTTCAGTGTCAAAAATGATGCCTCTTTGTTTGTATTTGGTTCTCATTCCAAGAAAAGACCTCATAATCTTGTTTTAG GTCGTTGCTTTGATGGTCATATCTTAGACATGATTGAGTTGGGAATCGATAGATTTGTATCAATGCAAGAAATGAAA acaGTCAAATGTTCCTTCGGTACAAAGCCATGTTTGCTATTTTCTGGtcaagaatttgaaaatgatttagCTCACATGAGACTGAAGAATGTTCTCATTG ACTTGTTCAGAGGTCCTGTGATTGAGAAAGTTAGGTTGCAAGGACTGGAACATGTGCTACAGTTTACTTCTGTGGAGGGAAAAATTCTTCTGAGAAGCTACAG agtaattttaaagaaatctgGCAGTCGGATACCAAGAGTTGAATTGGAAGAGATGGGACCACTGGTAGACTTGGTAATGCGAAGAACACATCTTGCATCAGATCACTTAATGAAGGCAGCTACAAAAGTCCCAAAGACCTTAAAG cctAAGAAGGTGAAAAATATATCTCGTGATGCTTTTGGAACAAAGGAAGGAAAAGTTCACATGCAGCGACAGGACTACGCTAAACtgcaaacaaggaaaatgaagggactcaaaagaaaacaagaaactaaAGAAACCCAAAAGCCTAACAAGATCAAAAAGAAATAG
- the LOC141885272 gene encoding uncharacterized protein LOC141885272 isoform X2 → MSSCEFFDRLRRLALTVDKESNELKGLLENSEISAYDENRTCLLLRETLAQVKDCESEVSTKLEEVQHRHLFGDFISACGRLTQQTKQQINDLENHLVKYGYTKPKEVPDLPAPPQTTGDLPLEQQDVAMETSTTYQISDQSEICHREVIQSENSSDTQEDIPVETNQTELSAMKENFQDMLKSPVPPTTFTKLIEVTPERPLSIAQRVLQEKGQTTPCLTPEVPQTTTPMLKCRQAEETIHTPTSDSSQEPHLPSQPVTVTPVIKANGRAHSAVNLSVSPVTPPLPAPPMIGTPGLKPLAPYAIDSPLKPLSLDSLPSPPDITSVQILKPDDIILPSVPQEDLNTKHLFVRPLNEQDYEKLPLYVANHFSLNHINHLLEVLNNFLSSNTEAQVEQSMLEKDLRSLLDLGAATKAFLLALAKTGRLKVVEKNIVFLNTA, encoded by the exons atgtccTCTTGTGAGTTTTTTGATCGCCTACGAAGGCTTGCCTTAACGGTTGACAAGGAATCAAATGAACTGAAGGGATTACTTGAAAACTCAGAAATATCAGCCTATGATGAAAATCGGACTTGCCTTTTGCTTCGGGAAACCTTGGCGCAAGTGAAAGATTGCGAG AGCGAAGTCAGTACCAAACTTGAAGAGGTACAACACAGACATTTGTTTGGAGACTTTATTTCAGCCTGTGGGAGACTCACACAACAAACTAAACAGCAAATAAACGATCTCGAAAATCACCTTGTAAAGTATGGCTACACCAAACCTAAAG AAGTCCCTGATCTACCAGCTCCCCCCCAAACTACAGGAGACCTTCCCTTGGAGCAGCAAGA tGTTGCCATGGAGACCTCCACAACATATCAAATTTCAGACCAGTCAGAGATATGTCACAGGGAAGTCATTCAATCTGAGAACAGTTCAGATACACAGGAAGACATTCCAGTGGAAACGAATCAGACAGAACTCAGTGCTATGAAAG AGAACTTTCAGGATATGCTAAAATCACCTGTTCCACCAACAACATTCACCAAATTGATTGAAGTGACCCCAGAAAGGCCTCTCAGCATAGCACAAAGAGTACTACAAGAAAAGGGACAAACAACACCTTGTTTAACTCCAGAGGTTCCACAAACAACTACACCTATGTTAAAGTGTAGACAAGCTGAAGAAACCATACATACACCAACTAGTGACTCATCACAGGAACCCCATCTACCATCACAGCCAGTTACGGTCACCCCAGTTATCAAGGCTAATGGAAGAGCTCACTCTGCGGTGAATTTATCTGTGTCACCTGTAACTCCCCCTCTTCCAGCACCACCCATGATAGGTACACCAGGGCTGAAGCCCCTTGCTCCATATGCTATAGATTCTCCTCTAAAACCTCTCAGTTTGGACAGTCTTCCATCTCCACCTGACATCACTTCAGTTCAAATTCTAAAACCAG ATGACATCATACTGCCTTCTGTCCCACAGGAAGACCTCAACACTAAGCACTTATTTGTACGTCCACTAAATGAACAAGACTATGAAAAGCTACCCCTCTATGTGGCCAACCACTTCAGTTTGAATCACATCAACCATCTCCTTGAagtattaaataattttctctCAAGCAACACAGAAG ctcaAGTTGAACAAAGCATGCTAGAGAAGGACCTGCGAAGTCTTCTTGACTTAGGAGCAGCTACAAAAGCCTTTCTGTTGGCTTTGGCAAAAACTGGGAGATTAAAAGTAGTTGAAAAGAACATTGTCTTCCTCAACACTGCATAG
- the LOC141885272 gene encoding uncharacterized protein LOC141885272 isoform X1 produces MSSCEFFDRLRRLALTVDKESNELKGLLENSEISAYDENRTCLLLRETLAQVKDCESEVSTKLEEVQHRHLFGDFISACGRLTQQTKQQINDLENHLVKYGYTKPKEEVPDLPAPPQTTGDLPLEQQDVAMETSTTYQISDQSEICHREVIQSENSSDTQEDIPVETNQTELSAMKENFQDMLKSPVPPTTFTKLIEVTPERPLSIAQRVLQEKGQTTPCLTPEVPQTTTPMLKCRQAEETIHTPTSDSSQEPHLPSQPVTVTPVIKANGRAHSAVNLSVSPVTPPLPAPPMIGTPGLKPLAPYAIDSPLKPLSLDSLPSPPDITSVQILKPDDIILPSVPQEDLNTKHLFVRPLNEQDYEKLPLYVANHFSLNHINHLLEVLNNFLSSNTEAQVEQSMLEKDLRSLLDLGAATKAFLLALAKTGRLKVVEKNIVFLNTA; encoded by the exons atgtccTCTTGTGAGTTTTTTGATCGCCTACGAAGGCTTGCCTTAACGGTTGACAAGGAATCAAATGAACTGAAGGGATTACTTGAAAACTCAGAAATATCAGCCTATGATGAAAATCGGACTTGCCTTTTGCTTCGGGAAACCTTGGCGCAAGTGAAAGATTGCGAG AGCGAAGTCAGTACCAAACTTGAAGAGGTACAACACAGACATTTGTTTGGAGACTTTATTTCAGCCTGTGGGAGACTCACACAACAAACTAAACAGCAAATAAACGATCTCGAAAATCACCTTGTAAAGTATGGCTACACCAAACCTAAAG aagAAGTCCCTGATCTACCAGCTCCCCCCCAAACTACAGGAGACCTTCCCTTGGAGCAGCAAGA tGTTGCCATGGAGACCTCCACAACATATCAAATTTCAGACCAGTCAGAGATATGTCACAGGGAAGTCATTCAATCTGAGAACAGTTCAGATACACAGGAAGACATTCCAGTGGAAACGAATCAGACAGAACTCAGTGCTATGAAAG AGAACTTTCAGGATATGCTAAAATCACCTGTTCCACCAACAACATTCACCAAATTGATTGAAGTGACCCCAGAAAGGCCTCTCAGCATAGCACAAAGAGTACTACAAGAAAAGGGACAAACAACACCTTGTTTAACTCCAGAGGTTCCACAAACAACTACACCTATGTTAAAGTGTAGACAAGCTGAAGAAACCATACATACACCAACTAGTGACTCATCACAGGAACCCCATCTACCATCACAGCCAGTTACGGTCACCCCAGTTATCAAGGCTAATGGAAGAGCTCACTCTGCGGTGAATTTATCTGTGTCACCTGTAACTCCCCCTCTTCCAGCACCACCCATGATAGGTACACCAGGGCTGAAGCCCCTTGCTCCATATGCTATAGATTCTCCTCTAAAACCTCTCAGTTTGGACAGTCTTCCATCTCCACCTGACATCACTTCAGTTCAAATTCTAAAACCAG ATGACATCATACTGCCTTCTGTCCCACAGGAAGACCTCAACACTAAGCACTTATTTGTACGTCCACTAAATGAACAAGACTATGAAAAGCTACCCCTCTATGTGGCCAACCACTTCAGTTTGAATCACATCAACCATCTCCTTGAagtattaaataattttctctCAAGCAACACAGAAG ctcaAGTTGAACAAAGCATGCTAGAGAAGGACCTGCGAAGTCTTCTTGACTTAGGAGCAGCTACAAAAGCCTTTCTGTTGGCTTTGGCAAAAACTGGGAGATTAAAAGTAGTTGAAAAGAACATTGTCTTCCTCAACACTGCATAG